A region of Haloplanus sp. XH21 DNA encodes the following proteins:
- the thsA gene encoding thermosome subunit alpha translates to MIILGEDSQRTQGKDAQTMNITAGKAVAESVRTTLGPKGMDKMLVDSGGSVVVTNDGVTILKEMDIDHPAANMIVEVSETQEEEVGDGTTSAVVIAGELLDEAEELIDQDIHPTTLAQGYRQAAEKAEEILEENAIDVSPDDRETLIKIAATAMTGKGAESAKDQLADLLVDAVLAVRDDDGNVDTDNISVEKVVGGAIGNSELIEGVIVDKERVSDSMPYAVEDADIALIDGAIEVKETEIDAEVNVTDPDQLQQFLDQEEKQLREMVDQLKSVGADVVFVGSGIDDMAQHYLAQEGILAVRRAKDSDLSRLARSTGGTVVGSVDDITEDDLGFAGSVGQKDIGGDERIFVEDVAEAKSVTLVLRGGTEHVVDEVERAVEDSLGVVRTTLEDGKVLPGGGAPEAELALGLRDYADSVGGREQLAVEAFAEALDVIPRTLAENAGLDPIDSLVDLRAQHDAGDLTAGLDAYTGDIIDMEEEGVVEPLRVKTQAIESATEAAVMILRIDDVIAAGDLKGGGTDDGGDEGGAPGGGMGGGMGGMGGMGGMGGAM, encoded by the coding sequence ATGATCATTCTCGGCGAGGATTCCCAGCGGACACAGGGGAAAGACGCCCAGACGATGAACATCACGGCTGGCAAGGCCGTCGCAGAATCCGTACGGACCACGCTCGGTCCGAAGGGAATGGACAAGATGCTGGTCGACTCCGGCGGGAGCGTCGTCGTCACGAACGACGGCGTCACGATCCTGAAGGAGATGGACATCGACCACCCCGCGGCGAACATGATCGTCGAAGTCTCCGAGACGCAGGAAGAGGAAGTCGGAGACGGCACGACGTCGGCCGTCGTCATTGCGGGCGAACTCCTCGACGAGGCCGAGGAGCTCATCGACCAGGACATTCACCCGACGACGCTCGCTCAGGGCTACCGTCAGGCCGCGGAGAAGGCCGAGGAGATCCTGGAAGAGAACGCCATCGACGTCTCGCCCGACGACCGCGAGACGCTCATCAAGATCGCCGCGACGGCGATGACGGGCAAGGGCGCCGAGAGCGCCAAAGACCAGCTCGCCGACCTGCTCGTCGACGCCGTGCTCGCCGTGCGCGACGACGACGGCAACGTCGACACCGACAACATCTCCGTCGAGAAGGTCGTCGGTGGCGCCATCGGTAACTCCGAACTCATCGAGGGCGTCATCGTCGACAAGGAACGCGTCAGCGACAGCATGCCCTACGCGGTCGAGGACGCCGACATCGCGCTGATCGACGGCGCAATCGAAGTCAAGGAGACCGAAATCGACGCCGAGGTCAACGTCACCGACCCCGACCAGCTTCAGCAGTTCCTCGACCAGGAGGAGAAGCAGCTCCGAGAGATGGTCGATCAGCTGAAGTCGGTCGGCGCCGATGTCGTCTTCGTCGGTAGCGGCATCGACGACATGGCTCAGCATTACCTCGCACAGGAGGGCATCCTCGCCGTCCGCCGTGCGAAGGACAGCGACCTCTCGCGACTCGCCCGCTCCACCGGCGGCACGGTCGTCGGCTCCGTCGACGACATCACCGAGGACGACCTCGGCTTCGCCGGCTCCGTCGGTCAGAAGGACATCGGCGGCGACGAGCGCATCTTCGTCGAGGACGTGGCCGAAGCCAAGTCCGTCACGCTCGTCCTCCGCGGTGGGACCGAGCACGTGGTCGACGAGGTCGAGCGCGCCGTCGAGGACTCCCTTGGCGTCGTGCGCACGACCCTCGAAGACGGCAAGGTGCTGCCGGGCGGCGGCGCACCCGAAGCCGAACTCGCGCTCGGTCTGCGCGACTACGCCGACTCCGTTGGGGGACGCGAGCAGCTCGCCGTCGAAGCCTTCGCTGAGGCACTCGACGTCATCCCGCGCACGCTCGCCGAGAACGCGGGTCTCGACCCCATCGACTCGCTGGTCGACCTCCGCGCCCAGCACGACGCTGGCGACCTCACGGCCGGCCTGGACGCCTACACGGGCGACATCATCGACATGGAGGAAGAGGGCGTTGTCGAACCCCTCCGCGTCAAGACCCAGGCGATCGAGTCCGCCACCGAGGCGGCCGTCATGATCCTCCGCATCGACGACGTCATCGCTGCCGGCGACCTCAAGGGCGGCGGCACCGACGACGGCGGCGACGAAGGTGGCGCCCCCGGCGGCGGTATGGGCGGCGGCATGGGCGGCATGGGCGGTATGGGTGGCATGGGCGGCGCGATGTAG
- a CDS encoding KH domain-containing protein, translating into MQHVKVPQDRLGVLIGEGGETMREIERRAEVRLDIDSESGSVAIDTSGDPVTAMVAPDIVRAIGRGFPPDAALSLLDDEMRMFDLIDIDEATRNKNDLQRKKGRLIGENGRTRELMEELSGAEVVIYGTTLGVIGQPEEVQAVRRAAEMLLDGAPHGAVYGYLERKHNELTRNAGLQPSN; encoded by the coding sequence CTCGGCGTTCTCATCGGTGAGGGCGGCGAGACCATGCGCGAGATCGAGCGACGCGCCGAGGTCCGTCTCGACATCGACTCCGAGAGCGGCAGCGTCGCCATCGACACCTCGGGCGACCCCGTCACCGCGATGGTCGCTCCGGACATCGTTCGGGCGATCGGCCGCGGGTTCCCGCCGGACGCCGCGCTCTCCCTCCTCGACGACGAGATGCGGATGTTCGACCTGATCGACATCGACGAGGCCACCCGAAACAAGAACGACCTCCAGCGGAAGAAGGGGCGACTCATCGGCGAGAACGGTCGCACCCGCGAACTCATGGAGGAGCTCTCGGGCGCCGAAGTCGTCATCTACGGCACGACCCTCGGCGTCATCGGCCAGCCGGAAGAGGTCCAGGCCGTCCGCCGGGCCGCCGAGATGCTGCTCGACGGCGCGCCCCACGGCGCAGTGTACGGCTACCTCGAACGCAAACACAACGAGCTCACGCGGAACGCGGGCCTCCAGCCGTCGAACTGA